Sequence from the Leptospira johnsonii genome:
AATAAATTCGGTCCCACTACTTATTGGAATGTTTGGATCCATTGGATCTTGCATAAAATACATTATAGGGTCTTGGACCATATCCGGAACTCTGTCGAAGCCCCTTCGTAAAACGATCCGAATTCGATGGTTTCGAATTTTATAACTTTAAATAAATAAGTATTTCCAACATCTGAAAATCCCGATGAAATAGTCGCCTATGAGCGTTTTCAAGACCTGGTTCGAATATTGTCGGATCCCTGAAAGGATCTGGAAAAGACTATTATCGATCGGAGTAGAAGATGCCCCCGGAGCCAGATATATAGTCGCTACCAATGCAGTCGTATTGATAACGGCTCTATTCACAGTAGTATATTATATTATCTTTACTAGTTTCGGATTGATGTTCCCGATCTGGTTATATCTGCTTTGGACGGTAAATATATTCGGATATGCGTTCGTTCTATTTTTGAATTTTATACATTCTCATAAGGCAGCGAGACTGCTACTTGCATTCGTAGGGACAATGCAACTTTTGATGATCTCAAGGATCTTGCCCCAGGAGGCAGGATTGGATCTATACATTCTTGCAAGTTTTGCATTTCCTTTTTATATCTTTCCTCCGGAAGAGAAGAAATACATCTATATGATGGAAACCGCACTTGCACTTTTGTTCGTTTCCGTGCATATTATACCATATTTTTTCGATCCTATACTTAGTTTGGATCCTAAATACGGAAGTTACTTCTATTTTACTAGTTTGATCCTGGTAGTCGCATGGTTTTCCTTCATAGGAAAAGAATTGGCACAGGCTGCCTGGGAAGCGGATCGTTCCCTCAAGGAAGAAAAGGCAAAAACAGAATTACTCTTACTGAATATACTTCCCAGAGAAACCGCAGAAGAACTTAAAAAGACTGGGAGTTCCGAACCCAGGCTGATCACTCAAGCCACAGTCCTATTTACGGACTTTTATGGGTTCACTTCCATTGCGGAAAAACTCACGCCTAACGATCTTGTAAAAGAATTGGATTTTTGTTTTAGACATTTCGACTCGGTGACCGAAACACATAGATTAGAAAAATTGAAAACGATCGGAGACGCGTATATGTGTGTGGCCGGAGTTCCATCTTATAGATCGTCTCACGCAGTCGATAGCCTACTCGCTGCATTAGAAATGTTAGAACGTTTGGAAGAATTATCTAAACTAAAAAAAGGTCCCAATTGGAAGACAAGGATCGGGATCCACTCCGGTCCCTTGGTCGCAGGTGTAATAGGTGCGCGAAAATTTTCCTACGACGTATGGGGAGACACGGTCAATCTTGCGAGCCGAATGGAATCCAATAGCGAACCCGGCAAAGTGAACGTTACCCAATCTATCGTGGACTTGACCGACGAATATTTCCAATTCAAGTCCCGAGGAAAACTCCCAGTGAAGAACAAAGAAAAAACAGCGATGTATTTTCTATTAGGATTAAAACCGGAATTCAGAGATCGAAAAAATCCTCGAAACCCAAACGGAAAATTTTGGGAAGAATACGGCAAACGATTCGGAAGAAGAGAGCCAATAATTTCTTATTAAAAATATTTTGGCCGCGCCTCTCGCTTTGCTCGGGCCGGGCTCTCACCTCCGGTCAAAAAACAGCCTTCGCGATTTTTTGACCACGGCTCGATCCCTCGCGGGTAACGGAGAGGGCAGTCCTAGCGCAAGCGAATTTGCGATGTAGGAGCTCCAACAAAGTTGCAAAATTCGTTTGCCAGAATTATAAATTTCTGATATGCGAATGGCAGCTCTCCCACAAGCCACTCCCCCCGATCCCAATGCAGGGTGGGGGCGAGCTTCGATTTATGTTGGAATTCCTACATTCGAATTATTCTTGCTCTCTATGAGTCACTGCGAAGGGGACGGCTTAAGCTTTTTCAGCTTCCAATTTTCTCCAAGTGATATAGGAAACAGCTACCAAGGCCAAGAAAATGAAAGGAGTCGCAAAGTTTGGATCTTTTGCTAAAAGATGGGAAAGCCCAGCGCCTAATACATTGAAGGTGACGCCTGCATAAGCCCATTCTTTAAGTCTTGGAAATTTCGGATAAAGAAGAGCGAGCGCGCTCAGACCTTTCGCAGGTCCTAATATTAAAGCTAAATATCCAGGATAGCCAAGATGAGCGAGTCCTTCTAAAACTTGTGGACTTTGGCTTGTGTACGCATAAGCACCGAACAAATTTCCAACGGCGATAAGACCTGTGGTTGCCCAATATAAAACTTTTATAACAGTTTTGTTCATATAGATCCTCTGATTTCGAGATTCGATATAGT
This genomic interval carries:
- a CDS encoding adenylate/guanylate cyclase domain-containing protein; this encodes MSVFKTWFEYCRIPERIWKRLLSIGVEDAPGARYIVATNAVVLITALFTVVYYIIFTSFGLMFPIWLYLLWTVNIFGYAFVLFLNFIHSHKAARLLLAFVGTMQLLMISRILPQEAGLDLYILASFAFPFYIFPPEEKKYIYMMETALALLFVSVHIIPYFFDPILSLDPKYGSYFYFTSLILVVAWFSFIGKELAQAAWEADRSLKEEKAKTELLLLNILPRETAEELKKTGSSEPRLITQATVLFTDFYGFTSIAEKLTPNDLVKELDFCFRHFDSVTETHRLEKLKTIGDAYMCVAGVPSYRSSHAVDSLLAALEMLERLEELSKLKKGPNWKTRIGIHSGPLVAGVIGARKFSYDVWGDTVNLASRMESNSEPGKVNVTQSIVDLTDEYFQFKSRGKLPVKNKEKTAMYFLLGLKPEFRDRKNPRNPNGKFWEEYGKRFGRREPIISY
- a CDS encoding DoxX family protein produces the protein MNKTVIKVLYWATTGLIAVGNLFGAYAYTSQSPQVLEGLAHLGYPGYLALILGPAKGLSALALLYPKFPRLKEWAYAGVTFNVLGAGLSHLLAKDPNFATPFIFLALVAVSYITWRKLEAEKA